From Apium graveolens cultivar Ventura chromosome 9, ASM990537v1, whole genome shotgun sequence, the proteins below share one genomic window:
- the LOC141686995 gene encoding chloroplastic lipocalin isoform X2 produces the protein MVHHNVVVSAAVAQISPAVLLRSHSPPFHFNAPRGEAGRIKITCSAEEHSVWNKVAVRNALSGIAASFVLLSHTTQVLGADLTHHQKVYGLANVSDTLPSLPIDTMSEEKIGMMMMTKGMSTKNFDPVRYSGRWFEVASLKRGFAGAGQEDCHCTQGVYTFNEKKAAIQVDTFCVHGGPDGYITGIRGNVQCLSDEDLEKNVTELEKQEMVKGKCYLRFPTLPFIPKEPYDVIATDYDNYALVSGAKDKSFIQFQIFLQERYVSFPKQPNGLV, from the exons ATGGTCCATCACAACGTTGTTGTGTCAGCTGCTGTTGCACAAATATCTCCTGCTGTTCTCCTCCGCTCACATTCTCCACCTTTTCACTTCAATGCTCCCAG AGGTGAGGCAGGAAGGATTAAAATAACATGCTCTGCTGAGGAGCATTCTGTATGGAATAAAGTTGCGGTTAGAAATGCATTATCTGGGATCGCTGCATCTTTTGTACTTCTCTCTCATACAACCCAG GTTTTGGGGGCAGATCTTACTCATCACCAGAAGGTATATGGACTTGCAAATGTCTCAGATACTCTGCCAAGTCTTCCAATTGACACAATGTCTGAAGAGAAAATAGGGATGATGATGATGACCAAAGGTATGTCAACAAAGAACTTTGATCCAGTAAGATATTCAGGGAGATGGTTCGAAGTTGCTTCACTCAAGCGTGGATTTGCAGGAGCAGGGCAAGAAGATTGTCATTGCACACAG GGAGTGTATACATTTAACGAGAAAAAAGCTGCAATCCAGGTTGATACCTTTTGTGTTCATGGGGGTCCAGATGGATACATCACTGGTATAAGGGGTAATGTTCAGTGTCTCTCAGACGAAGATCTGGAGAAAAATGTAACAGAGCTAGAGAAGCAAGAAATGGTAAAAGGGAAGTGTTATCTACGATTTCCGACATTGCCGTTCATTCCTAAGGAACCTTATGATGTGATTGCTACTGATTATGACAATTATGCTCTTGTCTCTGGGGCAAAAGACAAGAGCTTTATTCAG TTTCAGATTTTTTTGCAAGAGAGATATGTAAGCTTCCCAAAGCAGCCCAATGGTTTAGTCTAA
- the LOC141686995 gene encoding chloroplastic lipocalin isoform X1 yields the protein MVHHNVVVSAAVAQISPAVLLRSHSPPFHFNAPRGEAGRIKITCSAEEHSVWNKVAVRNALSGIAASFVLLSHTTQVLGADLTHHQKVYGLANVSDTLPSLPIDTMSEEKIGMMMMTKGMSTKNFDPVRYSGRWFEVASLKRGFAGAGQEDCHCTQGVYTFNEKKAAIQVDTFCVHGGPDGYITGIRGNVQCLSDEDLEKNVTELEKQEMVKGKCYLRFPTLPFIPKEPYDVIATDYDNYALVSGAKDKSFIQIYSRTPNPGPEFIEKYKLYLADFGYDPNKIIDTPQDCDVSDSRLAAMMSMNGNQQALTNQFPDLELKSAVAFDPFTSVFDTLKKLVQLYFK from the exons ATGGTCCATCACAACGTTGTTGTGTCAGCTGCTGTTGCACAAATATCTCCTGCTGTTCTCCTCCGCTCACATTCTCCACCTTTTCACTTCAATGCTCCCAG AGGTGAGGCAGGAAGGATTAAAATAACATGCTCTGCTGAGGAGCATTCTGTATGGAATAAAGTTGCGGTTAGAAATGCATTATCTGGGATCGCTGCATCTTTTGTACTTCTCTCTCATACAACCCAG GTTTTGGGGGCAGATCTTACTCATCACCAGAAGGTATATGGACTTGCAAATGTCTCAGATACTCTGCCAAGTCTTCCAATTGACACAATGTCTGAAGAGAAAATAGGGATGATGATGATGACCAAAGGTATGTCAACAAAGAACTTTGATCCAGTAAGATATTCAGGGAGATGGTTCGAAGTTGCTTCACTCAAGCGTGGATTTGCAGGAGCAGGGCAAGAAGATTGTCATTGCACACAG GGAGTGTATACATTTAACGAGAAAAAAGCTGCAATCCAGGTTGATACCTTTTGTGTTCATGGGGGTCCAGATGGATACATCACTGGTATAAGGGGTAATGTTCAGTGTCTCTCAGACGAAGATCTGGAGAAAAATGTAACAGAGCTAGAGAAGCAAGAAATGGTAAAAGGGAAGTGTTATCTACGATTTCCGACATTGCCGTTCATTCCTAAGGAACCTTATGATGTGATTGCTACTGATTATGACAATTATGCTCTTGTCTCTGGGGCAAAAGACAAGAGCTTTATTCAG ATATACTCGAGGACACCAAATCCTGGTCCAGAGTTCATTGAGAAATACAAGCTTTACTTGGCAGACTTTGGTTATGATCCTAATAAAATTATAGACACTCCACAAGATTGTGATGTGTCTGACAGTAGGCTGGCGGCAATGATGTCCATGAATGGAAATCAGCAAGCCCTAACAAATCAATTTCCTGATCTAGAGTTGAAATCAGCAGTTGCATTTGACCCATTTACAAGTGTCTTTGATACACTAAAGAAACTCGTACAGCTCTATTTCAAGTAG